From one Plectropomus leopardus isolate mb chromosome 8, YSFRI_Pleo_2.0, whole genome shotgun sequence genomic stretch:
- the LOC121947210 gene encoding microphthalmia-associated transcription factor-like isoform X2, giving the protein MQSESGIVPDFEVGEEFQEEPKTYYELKSQPLKNSSPSDQHSSSKPPLSSSAMTSRILLRQQLMREQLQEQERREQQRQQASQYPQTTAAQTPAINVSVPASLPPAAQVPMEVLKVQTHLENPTKYHIQRSQQQQVKRYLGKLGSQVLSLPCHNQSSDHGGMPPGPGNSAPNSPMALLTLNSNCEKEMDDVIDDIISLESSYSDDILGLMDPGLQMANTIPVNANLMDMYGNQGMSQQGLPISNSCPANLPNIKREYSVSQSPAIMHMLDKSGSCGKFDNYQRPEGFPVAEVRAMAKERQKKDNHNLIERRRRFNINDRIKELGTLIPKSNDPDMRWNKGTILKASVDYIRKLQREQQRAKELESRQKKLEHANRHLMLRIQELEMQARAHGLVITSSALCSSELAARSIKQEPALEDCRQDLYTLHPHHQHHPACTPEPPSALELNEGHANFPEGHYSVHGKPGSKLNDILMEDNLSPVRGGDPLLSSVSPDTSKDSSRKSSVSMDGDEQGC; this is encoded by the exons CAGCCCATCGGACCAGCACAGCTCCTCCAAACCCCCGCTGAGCTCCTCGGCCATGACATCACGCATCCTGCTGCGGCAGCAGCTGATGCGGGAGCAGCTTCAGGAGCAGGAGCGGCGGgagcagcagagacaacaggCCTCCCAGTACCCACAAACCACTGCGGCCCAGACCCCTGCCATCAATGTCAGTGTCCCCGCCAGTCTACCGCCTGCCGCCCAGGTGCCAATGGAGGTGCTCAAG GTCCAGACTCACCTGGAGAACCCAACCAAGTACCACATCCAGCgctctcagcagcagcaggtcaaGCGGTACCTGGGAAAGCTTGGCTCTCAGGTGTTGAGCTTGCCCTGCCACAACCAGTCCTCTGACCACGGGGGCATGCCGCCAGGGCCGGGCAACAGCGCCCCCAACAGCCCTATGGCCCTACTGACCCTGAACTCTAACTGCGAGAAAGAG ATGGATGATGTCATTGACGACATTATTAGTCTGGAGTCCAGTTACAGTGATGATATCCTCGGCCTGATGGACCCAGGACTTCAGATGGCTaacacg ATCCCAGTGAATGCTAACCTCATGGACATGTACGGAAATCAGGGTATGTCCCAGCAAGGTCTGCCCATCAGCAACTCCTGCCCTGCCAACCTGCCCAACATCAAAAGGGAATACTCTG TTTCACAATCCCCGGCCATCATGCATATGCTGGATAAATCTGGATCCTGCGGTAAATTTGACAACTATCAAAGGCCTGAAGGGTTCCCTGTTG CTGAGGTAAGAGCGATGGCAAAAGAGAGGCAGAAGAAGGATAACCACAATCTGA TTGAGAGGAGACGACGGTTTAACATCAATGATCGAATCAAGGAATTGGGCACTTTAATTCCTAAATCCAATGACCC GGACATGCGCTGGAACAAAGGCACCATCCTGAAGGCATCAGTAGATTACATCAGGAAACTACAGCGGGAACAGCAGAGGGCCAAGGAGCTGGAGAGTCGCCAGAAGAAGCTCGAACATGCCAATCGACATCTGATGTTGAGGATACAG gaGTTAGAGATGCAGGCGCGAGCTCACGGTCTGGTCATAACCTCTTCAGCACTCTGCTCTTCTGAACTTGCGGCTCGGTCCATTAAGCAGGAGCCCGCTTTGGAGGACTGTCGCCAGGACCTGTACACACTCCACCCTCATCACCAACACCACCCAGCCTGCACTCCAGAACCACCCAGTGCCCTGGAGCTGAACGAAGGCCACGCTAACTTCCCAGAGGGCCACTACAGCGTTCACGGCAAGCCAGGCTCCAAACTCAACGACATCCTAATGGAAGACAACTTATCACCGGTGAGAGGGGGGGACCCTTTGCTCTCATCCGTCTCCCCAGACACCTCAAAGGACAGCAGTCGTAAGAGCAGTGTAAGCATGGATGGAGATGAGCAGGGCTGTTAG
- the LOC121947210 gene encoding microphthalmia-associated transcription factor-like isoform X3 — translation MEAVGVQVYRPCSFDCFSPSDQHSSSKPPLSSSAMTSRILLRQQLMREQLQEQERREQQRQQASQYPQTTAAQTPAINVSVPASLPPAAQVPMEVLKVQTHLENPTKYHIQRSQQQQVKRYLGKLGSQVLSLPCHNQSSDHGGMPPGPGNSAPNSPMALLTLNSNCEKEMDDVIDDIISLESSYSDDILGLMDPGLQMANTIPVNANLMDMYGNQGMSQQGLPISNSCPANLPNIKREYSVSQSPAIMHMLDKSGSCGKFDNYQRPEGFPVEAEVRAMAKERQKKDNHNLIERRRRFNINDRIKELGTLIPKSNDPDMRWNKGTILKASVDYIRKLQREQQRAKELESRQKKLEHANRHLMLRIQELEMQARAHGLVITSSALCSSELAARSIKQEPALEDCRQDLYTLHPHHQHHPACTPEPPSALELNEGHANFPEGHYSVHGKPGSKLNDILMEDNLSPVRGGDPLLSSVSPDTSKDSSRKSSVSMDGDEQGC, via the exons atggaGGCTGTAGGAGTGCAAGTGTACAGACCCTGCTCATTTGACTGTTT CAGCCCATCGGACCAGCACAGCTCCTCCAAACCCCCGCTGAGCTCCTCGGCCATGACATCACGCATCCTGCTGCGGCAGCAGCTGATGCGGGAGCAGCTTCAGGAGCAGGAGCGGCGGgagcagcagagacaacaggCCTCCCAGTACCCACAAACCACTGCGGCCCAGACCCCTGCCATCAATGTCAGTGTCCCCGCCAGTCTACCGCCTGCCGCCCAGGTGCCAATGGAGGTGCTCAAG GTCCAGACTCACCTGGAGAACCCAACCAAGTACCACATCCAGCgctctcagcagcagcaggtcaaGCGGTACCTGGGAAAGCTTGGCTCTCAGGTGTTGAGCTTGCCCTGCCACAACCAGTCCTCTGACCACGGGGGCATGCCGCCAGGGCCGGGCAACAGCGCCCCCAACAGCCCTATGGCCCTACTGACCCTGAACTCTAACTGCGAGAAAGAG ATGGATGATGTCATTGACGACATTATTAGTCTGGAGTCCAGTTACAGTGATGATATCCTCGGCCTGATGGACCCAGGACTTCAGATGGCTaacacg ATCCCAGTGAATGCTAACCTCATGGACATGTACGGAAATCAGGGTATGTCCCAGCAAGGTCTGCCCATCAGCAACTCCTGCCCTGCCAACCTGCCCAACATCAAAAGGGAATACTCTG TTTCACAATCCCCGGCCATCATGCATATGCTGGATAAATCTGGATCCTGCGGTAAATTTGACAACTATCAAAGGCCTGAAGGGTTCCCTGTTG AAGCTGAGGTAAGAGCGATGGCAAAAGAGAGGCAGAAGAAGGATAACCACAATCTGA TTGAGAGGAGACGACGGTTTAACATCAATGATCGAATCAAGGAATTGGGCACTTTAATTCCTAAATCCAATGACCC GGACATGCGCTGGAACAAAGGCACCATCCTGAAGGCATCAGTAGATTACATCAGGAAACTACAGCGGGAACAGCAGAGGGCCAAGGAGCTGGAGAGTCGCCAGAAGAAGCTCGAACATGCCAATCGACATCTGATGTTGAGGATACAG gaGTTAGAGATGCAGGCGCGAGCTCACGGTCTGGTCATAACCTCTTCAGCACTCTGCTCTTCTGAACTTGCGGCTCGGTCCATTAAGCAGGAGCCCGCTTTGGAGGACTGTCGCCAGGACCTGTACACACTCCACCCTCATCACCAACACCACCCAGCCTGCACTCCAGAACCACCCAGTGCCCTGGAGCTGAACGAAGGCCACGCTAACTTCCCAGAGGGCCACTACAGCGTTCACGGCAAGCCAGGCTCCAAACTCAACGACATCCTAATGGAAGACAACTTATCACCGGTGAGAGGGGGGGACCCTTTGCTCTCATCCGTCTCCCCAGACACCTCAAAGGACAGCAGTCGTAAGAGCAGTGTAAGCATGGATGGAGATGAGCAGGGCTGTTAG
- the mdfic2 gene encoding myoD family inhibitor domain-containing protein 2, with amino-acid sequence MTAPLKLPVSDQDGFELEKIEDHVSDGSITKPVIDNPPRKMTSKSTSGVCRLSTISEQESDKPDTDPTPHDPPGGSEWRGSSFSMCSDKFKNSSSYFSSDDSNQPDSGDDCAGLLLACLHCRFQELMVLLPNTCERALTRCFPSFKYVTATREVEQQGKDCCNYKLELDCNCCGSCQDAGELIELAMEISEVCYR; translated from the exons ATGACAGCTCCTTTAAAGCTTCCTGTGAGTGATCAGGATGGTTTCGAGCTTGAGAAAATCGAGGACCATGTGTCTGATG GCAGCATCACCAAGCCAGTGATAGACAATCCACCCAGAAAGATGACCAGCAAATCCACCAGTGGGGTGTGCAGACTGAGCACCATCTCAGAGCAAGAATCAGACAAACCAGACACTGATCCCACTCCCCATGATCCCCCAGGTGGCAGTGAATGGCGTGGATCCAGTTTCTCCATGTGTTCTGACAAGTTTAAGAACAGCAGCAGTTATTTTTCCTCTGATGATTCAAACCAGCCCGACAGTGGAG ATGACTGTGCCGGACTTCTTCTCGCCTGTCTGCATTGTCGTTTCCAAGAGCTTATGGTTCTCCTACCAAATACATGTGAGAGGGCTTTGACCCGGTGTTTTCCCTCGTTCAAATACGTCACAGCGACCAGAGAGGTAGAACAGCAGGGGAAGGACTGCTGCAACTACAAGCTGGAACTGGACTGTAACTGCTGCGGCTCCTGTCAGGACGCAGGAGAACTTATAGAGCTGGCCATGGAGATATCAGAGGTCTGCTATCGCTGA
- the LOC121947210 gene encoding microphthalmia-associated transcription factor-like isoform X1, with translation MQSESGIVPDFEVGEEFQEEPKTYYELKSQPLKNSSPSDQHSSSKPPLSSSAMTSRILLRQQLMREQLQEQERREQQRQQASQYPQTTAAQTPAINVSVPASLPPAAQVPMEVLKVQTHLENPTKYHIQRSQQQQVKRYLGKLGSQVLSLPCHNQSSDHGGMPPGPGNSAPNSPMALLTLNSNCEKEMDDVIDDIISLESSYSDDILGLMDPGLQMANTIPVNANLMDMYGNQGMSQQGLPISNSCPANLPNIKREYSVSQSPAIMHMLDKSGSCGKFDNYQRPEGFPVEAEVRAMAKERQKKDNHNLIERRRRFNINDRIKELGTLIPKSNDPDMRWNKGTILKASVDYIRKLQREQQRAKELESRQKKLEHANRHLMLRIQELEMQARAHGLVITSSALCSSELAARSIKQEPALEDCRQDLYTLHPHHQHHPACTPEPPSALELNEGHANFPEGHYSVHGKPGSKLNDILMEDNLSPVRGGDPLLSSVSPDTSKDSSRKSSVSMDGDEQGC, from the exons CAGCCCATCGGACCAGCACAGCTCCTCCAAACCCCCGCTGAGCTCCTCGGCCATGACATCACGCATCCTGCTGCGGCAGCAGCTGATGCGGGAGCAGCTTCAGGAGCAGGAGCGGCGGgagcagcagagacaacaggCCTCCCAGTACCCACAAACCACTGCGGCCCAGACCCCTGCCATCAATGTCAGTGTCCCCGCCAGTCTACCGCCTGCCGCCCAGGTGCCAATGGAGGTGCTCAAG GTCCAGACTCACCTGGAGAACCCAACCAAGTACCACATCCAGCgctctcagcagcagcaggtcaaGCGGTACCTGGGAAAGCTTGGCTCTCAGGTGTTGAGCTTGCCCTGCCACAACCAGTCCTCTGACCACGGGGGCATGCCGCCAGGGCCGGGCAACAGCGCCCCCAACAGCCCTATGGCCCTACTGACCCTGAACTCTAACTGCGAGAAAGAG ATGGATGATGTCATTGACGACATTATTAGTCTGGAGTCCAGTTACAGTGATGATATCCTCGGCCTGATGGACCCAGGACTTCAGATGGCTaacacg ATCCCAGTGAATGCTAACCTCATGGACATGTACGGAAATCAGGGTATGTCCCAGCAAGGTCTGCCCATCAGCAACTCCTGCCCTGCCAACCTGCCCAACATCAAAAGGGAATACTCTG TTTCACAATCCCCGGCCATCATGCATATGCTGGATAAATCTGGATCCTGCGGTAAATTTGACAACTATCAAAGGCCTGAAGGGTTCCCTGTTG AAGCTGAGGTAAGAGCGATGGCAAAAGAGAGGCAGAAGAAGGATAACCACAATCTGA TTGAGAGGAGACGACGGTTTAACATCAATGATCGAATCAAGGAATTGGGCACTTTAATTCCTAAATCCAATGACCC GGACATGCGCTGGAACAAAGGCACCATCCTGAAGGCATCAGTAGATTACATCAGGAAACTACAGCGGGAACAGCAGAGGGCCAAGGAGCTGGAGAGTCGCCAGAAGAAGCTCGAACATGCCAATCGACATCTGATGTTGAGGATACAG gaGTTAGAGATGCAGGCGCGAGCTCACGGTCTGGTCATAACCTCTTCAGCACTCTGCTCTTCTGAACTTGCGGCTCGGTCCATTAAGCAGGAGCCCGCTTTGGAGGACTGTCGCCAGGACCTGTACACACTCCACCCTCATCACCAACACCACCCAGCCTGCACTCCAGAACCACCCAGTGCCCTGGAGCTGAACGAAGGCCACGCTAACTTCCCAGAGGGCCACTACAGCGTTCACGGCAAGCCAGGCTCCAAACTCAACGACATCCTAATGGAAGACAACTTATCACCGGTGAGAGGGGGGGACCCTTTGCTCTCATCCGTCTCCCCAGACACCTCAAAGGACAGCAGTCGTAAGAGCAGTGTAAGCATGGATGGAGATGAGCAGGGCTGTTAG